TTATCCCCTTCACGCTCATGTCACGGCGAGGTGCTGTAGAAGAAAAAATCGCAAAATTTGATCCAATTTATCGTAATCGATTAGTTAACATGTTGGTTAACCGTATTTTGAAACATGGAAAAAAATCATTGgcttatcaaattatttatcgAGCTATgaaaaagattcaacaaaagaCAGAAACAAATCCACTATCTATTTTACGTCAAGCAATACGTGGAGTAACTCCCGATATAGTAGTAAAAGCAAGACGTGTAGGCGGATCTACTCATCAAGTTCTCATTGAAATAGGATCCACACAAGGAAAGGCACTTGCCATTCGTTGGTTATTAGGGGCATCCAGAAAATGTCCACGTCGAAATATGGCTTTCAAATTAAGTTCCGAATTAGTGGATGCTGCAAAAGGGAGTGGCGATGCCATACGCAAAAAGGAAGAGACTCATAGAATGGTAGAGGCAAATAGAGCTTTTACATATTTTCGTTAATCCATGAATAGGATCTATATAGACACATATACCCATGGATCCATACATCTTGATcgaaaaagaatcaatggaaaAAGAATCGGAAGTGAACAATATATCTCTCGAAACAAACGAAAAGGAAACAAAAGATGAAACATAAGTCATGGATCAACTAAGCCTTCTCGGGGACTTGCTtaagaataagaagaataagaaagagGAATCTTATGTAAATACCACGGAATAAGGTTTGCTCTTATTCATGGGGATTCTGTAAATATTCCAttccaaaaaaaagagaaaattcgaAACAATTGGGATTTTTTGGAGATTGGATGCAGTTACTAATTCATGATCTGACATGTACAGAATGAAAACTTCATTCTCGATTCTACGAGAATTTTTATGAAAGCCTTTCATTTGCTTCTCTTCGATGGAAGTCTTATTTTCCCAGAATGTATCCTAATTTTTGGCCTAATTCTTCTTCTGATGATCGATTCAACCTCTGATCAAAAAGATCTATCTTGGTTCTATTTGATCTCTTCAACAAGTTTAGTAATGAGCATAACGGCCCTATTGTTCCGATGGGGAGAAGAACCTATGATTAGCTTTTCCGGAAATTTCCAAACGAACAATTTCAACGAAATCTTTCAATTTCTTATTTTACTATGTTCAACTCTATGTATTTCTCTATCCGTAGAGTACATCAAATGTACATAAATGGCTCTAACAGAGTTTCTGTTATTCGTATTAACAGCTACTCTAGGAGGAATGTTTTTATGCGGCGCTAACGATTTAATAACTATCTTTGTAGCTCCAGAATGTTTCAGTCTATGCTCCTATCTACTTTCTGGATATACCAAGAAAGATGTACGGTCTAATGAGGCTACTACGAAATAGTTACTCATGGGTGGAGCAAGCTCTTCTATTCTGGTTCATGGTTTCTCTTGGCTCTATGGTTCATCCGGGGGAGAGATCGAGCTTCAAGAAATAGTGAATGGTCTTATCAATACACAAATGTATAACACCCCAGGAATCTCAATTGTGCTTATATTCATCACTGTAGGAATTGGGTTCAAGCCTTCCCCAGCCCCTTCTCATAAATGGACTCCTGACGTATACGAAGGAGTGCGATTCGTTTGATAAAATTCCTACCTCTCTATCTATTTCTGAGatgtttggatttttcaaaactccatggatatgcagaagagaaatgcTATTCCCACTCGGACTAAGACATAACTTTACTtgttcaaataataattaaggtGAAGTAGAGTCAGGAACAACGAATCCCTTTATGATAAACAGATTCACTTTGCAAGTTCGTTATTATGGGTAGTTCCTACAAAGGATCGGACTAATGACGtatacaatacttaaattttcGATGTAGGTGCTACATACATAGTCGATTCTCATCCTTCAGAGACTACGAGTATAATAGGAGCATTCGTCGACAAAAAGACCACCCTAAGATGATCATCTCATGGCTATTGAGAACAAATCAAATCAGATGGTTCTATTTCTCAATCTTTTCGACCTCGGTTCCATAGGAGCAAGTCATAAAGATTGAGAAAAATCGGTCATTCACAACCACTGATGAAGGATTCCTCAAAAATTTAAGGATTAGTATAGTAATCCTTTTGAAAATTCTAAATCGAATGAATTCAGTCTTATACATACACGAGGAAGGtactcaaaaaagaaagaagatgagttcttctttcttttatcaCTTAGGAGCCATGAGGATAGTTCGACATTTGAAGGGAGCTCCAGGAAGTGGAATCATTTTCAAAAGGAATGGCTATTTGAAGGTTGAGGCATACACTAACGCAGATTGGACAAGCAACCCAAATGATAAAAGATCAACAGCTGGTTACTTTACACTTGATGGAGGCAACCTGGTAACTTGGAAAAGCAAGAAGCAGAAAGTTGTAACTCTTTCAAGCACAGAGGTAGAATTTCGAGGGATTGTTAAAGGCATAACTGAAGTATTGTGGCTAAGAAAATTGATGACTGAGATTGGGTTTCCACTACAATTGCCAAGCCAGTTGAAATATGACAACAAAGCCTCAATCAGCATTTCAGATAATCCCGTACAACATGATAGAACAAAATATGTTGAGGTGGATCGACActttatcaaagaaaaaattgagaataaCATTATTAAGCTTCCATTTGTGAGATCAAAAGATCAGTTGGCTGATATTCTTACTGAATTAGTTTCAAGACAAGCCCTTGCTAAAGTTCTAACCAAGCTGAGTATTGGTGATCCCACTACTCACCTTGAGGGGGAGTATTAGAATATCATAATTAGGGAACAAAATCAGGAAAATATCAAAGAggattagaaaaaaaatcaatgtaatTTATTAGGATATTATTCCATAACGAGCATACTCTTAGCGTACTCTTGGTCTATATATTGGTAAGAACCTTGTAATCACAGATAATaagaaaatgaataataaaaaaatacttttctaAATAATTCTTC
This portion of the Arachis duranensis cultivar V14167 chromosome 6, aradu.V14167.gnm2.J7QH, whole genome shotgun sequence genome encodes:
- the LOC127748572 gene encoding 30S ribosomal protein S7, chloroplastic-like translates to MSRRGAVEEKIAKFDPIYRNRLVNMLVNRILKHGKKSLAYQIIYRAMKKIQQKTETNPLSILRQAIRGVTPDIVVKARRVGGSTHQVLIEIGSTQGKALAIRWLLGASRKCPRRNMAFKLSSELVDAAKGSGDAIRKKEETHRMVEANRAFTYFR